A region from the Sphingomonas brevis genome encodes:
- a CDS encoding glycosyltransferase family 4 protein, whose protein sequence is MRPEELRIALFSGNYNYVRDGANQALNRLVEYLLRQGAQVRVYSPIVKRPAFPATGEMVNIKAFKVPGREEYRIPYKLPRSARRDLEAFAPNVVHVASPDFVAHRAISWARRGKVPVVASVHTRFDTYLQYYNLKWLEPVARAIMRRFYRRCDAIVVPAESTAAIMRAQRMNKDISIWSRGVDRAQFNPERRSLEWRRAHGIGDDEMVVSFLGRLVLEKGLDVFADAVDAARAKGVPLRVVAIGTGPAHDYFEERLPDAIFTGQLTGDELAMAFASTDVFLNPSITETFGNVTLEAMASGLPVMAAAASGTTSLVQDNITGRLAEPGDIDAMANELADYQRNPELRARHGAAGLEFAKTMDWDAINAAVMHVYERVIERRCHLNRRLGLQALRP, encoded by the coding sequence ATGAGGCCCGAAGAACTCCGCATCGCCCTGTTCTCGGGCAATTATAATTATGTCCGCGATGGCGCCAACCAGGCACTGAACCGGCTGGTCGAGTATCTGTTGCGCCAGGGCGCGCAGGTCCGGGTCTATTCGCCGATCGTCAAGCGCCCGGCATTTCCGGCGACCGGCGAGATGGTCAACATCAAGGCGTTCAAGGTTCCCGGGCGCGAAGAATATCGGATCCCGTACAAATTGCCTCGATCGGCGCGGCGGGACCTGGAAGCGTTCGCGCCGAATGTCGTCCATGTGGCAAGTCCCGATTTTGTCGCGCACCGGGCGATCAGCTGGGCGCGCCGGGGCAAGGTTCCCGTGGTCGCATCGGTCCACACGCGCTTCGATACCTACCTGCAATACTATAACCTGAAATGGCTGGAGCCGGTTGCTCGCGCTATAATGCGCCGCTTCTACCGGCGCTGTGACGCGATCGTCGTTCCGGCCGAATCCACCGCGGCAATCATGCGCGCACAGCGGATGAACAAGGATATCTCGATTTGGTCGCGCGGCGTTGATCGGGCGCAGTTCAATCCCGAACGCCGCAGCCTGGAGTGGCGCCGCGCCCATGGCATCGGCGATGACGAAATGGTCGTCTCATTTCTTGGCCGACTAGTGCTTGAGAAAGGACTCGACGTATTTGCCGATGCGGTCGACGCCGCTCGCGCCAAGGGAGTGCCGCTCAGAGTTGTCGCGATTGGCACCGGACCCGCCCACGATTACTTCGAGGAACGGCTGCCGGATGCGATCTTCACCGGTCAGCTGACAGGCGACGAGTTGGCGATGGCGTTCGCTTCGACCGACGTCTTTCTCAATCCCTCAATCACCGAAACCTTCGGCAACGTCACCCTGGAGGCAATGGCGTCCGGTTTGCCGGTCATGGCGGCGGCCGCGTCGGGGACTACCAGCCTGGTCCAGGACAACATTACCGGCCGGCTGGCGGAACCGGGCGATATCGATGCCATGGCCAACGAGCTGGCCGACTATCAACGCAACCCGGAATTACGGGCGAGACACGGCGCGGCCGGCCTTGAGTTCGCAAAGACCATGGACTGGGACGCGATCAATGCGGCCGTGATGCACGTTTACGAACGTGTCATCGAACGGCGGTGCCACCTCAATCGTCGTCTGGGTCTTCAGGCTTTGCGTCCTTGA
- a CDS encoding DNA-deoxyinosine glycosylase codes for MAPVGARDALLLILGSLPGDASLRAQRYYAHPQNQFWRLLGSAIEEELAFAPYEDRLSRLSARGIALWDVVGEARRHGSLDGAIRGATPNRLAEYVATHPRLRAVAFNGKTAARLGRVALAGLSGLETVELPSSSPAYTIAFADKLAKWSVLGPLACPAEAATLDR; via the coding sequence ATGGCACCGGTCGGCGCCCGCGATGCGCTGCTGCTGATCCTTGGCAGTCTGCCAGGTGACGCGTCACTGCGAGCCCAGCGCTATTATGCACATCCGCAAAATCAATTCTGGCGATTGCTAGGCAGCGCCATTGAAGAAGAACTGGCGTTTGCGCCCTATGAGGATCGCCTTTCCCGGTTGAGCGCCAGGGGGATCGCCCTATGGGATGTGGTCGGCGAGGCACGACGCCACGGCAGCCTCGATGGCGCAATCCGGGGAGCCACGCCTAACCGGCTCGCGGAATATGTTGCGACCCATCCGCGGCTTCGCGCTGTGGCATTCAACGGCAAGACTGCGGCACGGCTGGGCAGGGTGGCGCTGGCCGGCCTAAGCGGGCTCGAGACCGTCGAACTTCCGTCTTCAAGCCCGGCCTATACGATCGCCTTCGCCGATAAATTGGCCAAATGGTCGGTGCTGGGCCCGCTTGCATGCCCGGCAGAAGCTGCCACATTGGATCGATGA
- a CDS encoding helix-turn-helix domain-containing protein, with protein sequence MASEVPTLGALLRGVRNREDWTLKQMSEKSGIPVSTLSKVEHDRLTLTYDKLYQVAQRLGLRMSELFAESSEEAPAAITARRSLCDIDHAVRVETNNYDYYFLCTDLRRKRMIPVISKIRAKTSKEFGDLVHHAGEEFVYVLSGRVTVNTEHYDAVTLEVGQSIYFDSSMGHAYLAAEGCDEATVLAVMSSADEELMQSLMTMHDGSGNEGI encoded by the coding sequence ATGGCCTCGGAAGTTCCAACCTTGGGCGCACTGTTGCGCGGTGTGCGCAACCGCGAAGATTGGACCCTCAAGCAGATGAGCGAGAAGAGCGGCATCCCGGTATCGACCCTTTCCAAGGTCGAGCATGACCGGCTGACCCTGACCTATGACAAGCTCTATCAGGTAGCTCAGCGGCTTGGACTGCGTATGTCGGAGCTGTTCGCCGAATCGAGTGAGGAGGCACCGGCAGCGATCACGGCGCGCCGGAGCCTCTGCGATATCGACCATGCGGTTCGCGTCGAGACCAACAACTATGATTATTATTTCCTGTGTACCGACCTTCGACGGAAACGGATGATCCCGGTCATCTCAAAAATCCGCGCGAAAACGTCGAAAGAGTTCGGCGACCTGGTCCATCACGCAGGCGAGGAATTCGTCTACGTCCTGAGCGGCCGCGTCACCGTCAACACCGAACATTATGACGCGGTGACCCTGGAAGTCGGTCAATCCATCTATTTCGATTCCAGCATGGGCCACGCTTATCTCGCGGCCGAGGGATGCGACGAGGCGACCGTGCTCGCGGTGATGTCCAGCGCCGACGAAGAGTTGATGCAGTCCCTGATGACGATGCACGACGGGTCGGGCAACGAAGGGATTTAG
- a CDS encoding serine hydrolase domain-containing protein — protein MKKWRGIAFGLAAIVAGTAVAQQAVKLGPVTTVGNPLASSAAPGATPALPALGGTHELNKTDVDAWLDGYMPYAIARGDIAGAVVVVVKDGQVLTERGYGFSNVEKRTPVSPETTLFRPGSISKLFTWTAVMQLVEQGKIDLDKDVNTYLDFKIPERNGKPITMRNIMTHTAGFEETVRHLIHDDTVPVVPLDKFVRVSLPNRVFDAGTTPAYSNYATALAGYIVERQSGQSFDDYVDQHIFKPLNMQHASFRQPLPKNLQPFMAQGYKGASAPKAERFEIVDPAPAGSLSASGADMGKFMIAHLNNGAGLLKPETAKLMHEYRYDVIPGLNRMALGFYEQGINGHRGLAHGGDTSLFHSDLTLFIDDNVGLFVSVNSAGGEGAPRALRERLFDEFGNRYFAAQPVTAKVDEATAKKHVQQMAGNYFNSRGIRSKFLHILDLIGPVAIGPDENGKLSAPMVTNTGNKPRRWEEISPYVWKDLDSGEKLAAKVENGQVTRWSFDTVSPFMVFDRVPWYKNPAWLAPSLYVSLGLLLLAALSWPAGAIARRRFKVANVHEGKRLRMQRIWHGWQWLSLATLAGWVTFVSVGFSSLSLLGGPLDPLLIAVQVLTPIAFVGLLLLAGWNLRQAFLEKRRWFVKAWAVALLLSAAVIAWVAFAFHLVGFGTNY, from the coding sequence ATGAAGAAATGGCGCGGAATAGCATTTGGATTGGCGGCGATCGTCGCCGGAACCGCGGTTGCGCAGCAGGCCGTCAAGCTTGGTCCCGTTACGACCGTCGGCAACCCGTTGGCATCGTCGGCAGCGCCCGGCGCGACTCCTGCATTACCGGCGTTGGGCGGGACTCATGAGCTCAACAAGACCGATGTCGATGCCTGGCTCGACGGTTACATGCCTTACGCGATCGCGCGCGGCGATATTGCCGGCGCGGTGGTCGTGGTCGTGAAGGACGGCCAGGTACTGACCGAGCGGGGCTATGGCTTCTCAAACGTCGAAAAGCGCACGCCGGTGTCGCCGGAGACCACGCTGTTCCGTCCTGGCTCGATATCTAAGCTCTTCACCTGGACTGCGGTCATGCAATTGGTGGAGCAGGGCAAGATCGACCTCGACAAGGACGTCAACACCTACCTCGACTTCAAGATTCCGGAGCGTAACGGCAAGCCGATCACGATGCGCAACATCATGACGCATACGGCCGGTTTCGAGGAAACGGTACGGCACCTGATCCACGATGATACAGTTCCCGTCGTTCCGCTGGACAAGTTTGTGAGGGTGAGCCTGCCGAACCGCGTGTTCGATGCGGGCACGACCCCGGCCTATTCCAACTATGCGACTGCCCTGGCCGGTTACATCGTCGAGCGCCAATCGGGACAATCGTTCGACGATTATGTCGATCAGCACATCTTCAAGCCTCTCAACATGCAGCATGCGAGCTTCCGGCAGCCGCTGCCCAAGAATCTGCAGCCGTTCATGGCACAGGGCTACAAGGGCGCGTCGGCACCGAAGGCCGAGCGGTTCGAGATCGTGGATCCCGCGCCTGCCGGAAGCCTGTCGGCATCCGGCGCCGACATGGGCAAGTTCATGATCGCTCACCTGAACAATGGCGCCGGCCTGCTGAAGCCCGAAACCGCCAAGTTGATGCACGAGTATCGCTACGACGTGATCCCGGGCCTCAATCGCATGGCGCTCGGCTTTTACGAGCAGGGCATCAATGGCCATCGCGGCCTTGCTCATGGCGGCGACACCAGCCTGTTCCACTCCGACCTGACGCTATTCATCGACGACAATGTGGGCCTGTTCGTCTCGGTCAACAGCGCCGGTGGCGAGGGCGCCCCGCGTGCACTGCGCGAGCGTCTCTTCGACGAGTTCGGCAACCGTTATTTCGCCGCCCAGCCGGTTACCGCCAAGGTCGATGAGGCAACCGCGAAAAAGCATGTTCAGCAGATGGCCGGCAATTATTTCAACAGCCGCGGCATTCGCTCCAAATTTCTCCATATCCTGGACCTGATCGGCCCAGTGGCAATCGGCCCTGATGAGAATGGCAAGCTGTCCGCGCCGATGGTCACCAACACCGGCAACAAGCCTCGCCGGTGGGAAGAAATCTCGCCCTATGTCTGGAAGGACCTGGACAGCGGCGAGAAGCTCGCGGCCAAGGTCGAGAATGGCCAGGTAACGCGCTGGAGCTTCGACACGGTCTCGCCGTTCATGGTGTTCGACCGGGTGCCCTGGTACAAAAATCCGGCATGGCTGGCGCCGTCGCTATATGTATCGCTCGGCCTGCTGCTCCTGGCTGCACTCTCCTGGCCGGCCGGAGCGATCGCACGACGTCGGTTCAAGGTCGCCAATGTCCATGAAGGCAAGCGCCTCCGCATGCAGCGGATCTGGCATGGCTGGCAGTGGTTGTCGCTTGCCACGCTGGCCGGCTGGGTCACCTTCGTATCGGTTGGCTTCTCAAGCCTCTCGCTGCTCGGCGGGCCGCTCGATCCGCTGCTGATCGCCGTCCAGGTGCTCACCCCAATTGCGTTCGTTGGCCTGCTCTTGCTGGCGGGCTGGAACCTGCGTCAGGCGTTCCTCGAGAAGCGGCGCTGGTTCGTCAAAGCCTGGGCCGTCGCCCTGCTGCTCTCCGCGGCAGTGATCGCCTGGGTCGCATTCGCATTCCACCTTGTCGGCTTCGGCACCAACTACTGA
- a CDS encoding efflux RND transporter periplasmic adaptor subunit, whose amino-acid sequence MLAACGAADSQDAAKKGAPVQVGYVVVQPSSVLVQQDLPGRVAAYQISEVRPQVSGVVLRRLFTQGAMVRQGQPLYEIDPRIYQTAVAQAQANLNSARASAQAATAREERYRPLAKSQFVSRQAYDDVLAQSRQTRAAVAQNEAALQEARINLRFTRVPAPISGRVGASNVTEGALVTASQTDALTTITRLDPIYVDIQQSAPELLSLRRDLARGGSVPTAAQVRLTLPDGSDYGYTGTVQFTEVVVNPDTGSVTLRAEFPNAQSILLPGMFVRARFAQSISRTAYLVPQQAISRDARGNAALWVVGPGNSAVQRTVIADRTDGTNWVVTQGLATGEKVITQGIGKLKEGAKIKPVPAASPQRASPPARPDAAAR is encoded by the coding sequence ATGCTCGCGGCGTGCGGAGCCGCTGACTCGCAGGATGCCGCCAAGAAGGGCGCTCCCGTCCAGGTAGGCTATGTCGTCGTCCAACCTTCGTCGGTCCTCGTCCAGCAGGACTTGCCGGGGCGCGTCGCCGCCTATCAAATTTCGGAAGTCCGGCCGCAGGTTTCGGGGGTAGTCCTGCGTCGCCTGTTCACCCAGGGCGCAATGGTCCGCCAGGGCCAACCGCTCTACGAAATCGATCCGCGCATCTATCAGACGGCAGTCGCGCAGGCGCAGGCCAACCTCAACAGCGCGCGCGCCAGCGCCCAGGCGGCAACTGCGCGCGAAGAGCGTTATCGCCCGCTCGCCAAGAGCCAATTCGTCTCGCGCCAGGCGTATGACGACGTCCTCGCTCAGTCCCGGCAAACCAGGGCGGCCGTGGCGCAGAACGAGGCGGCGTTGCAGGAAGCGCGGATCAACCTTCGCTTCACCCGCGTGCCGGCGCCGATCAGCGGGCGCGTCGGGGCATCCAATGTGACCGAAGGAGCGCTGGTTACCGCTAGTCAGACCGACGCGCTGACTACCATCACCAGGCTCGATCCGATCTATGTCGACATCCAGCAGTCGGCGCCCGAATTGCTGTCTTTGCGCCGCGACCTGGCGCGCGGGGGATCCGTACCGACCGCTGCACAGGTCCGGCTGACGCTGCCTGATGGTAGCGACTACGGCTATACGGGTACGGTCCAGTTCACCGAAGTCGTGGTCAATCCGGACACCGGGTCGGTCACGCTGCGCGCCGAGTTCCCCAATGCACAGTCAATTCTGTTGCCGGGCATGTTCGTCCGGGCAAGGTTCGCCCAATCGATCAGCCGGACGGCCTATCTGGTGCCACAGCAAGCCATTTCACGCGATGCCAGAGGCAATGCCGCGCTGTGGGTGGTTGGGCCGGGCAACAGTGCCGTTCAGCGCACTGTGATTGCCGACCGGACGGACGGGACCAACTGGGTTGTCACGCAAGGCCTTGCGACCGGTGAAAAAGTTATCACTCAGGGTATCGGCAAGCTGAAGGAAGGGGCCAAGATCAAGCCCGTTCCGGCAGCCTCGCCGCAGCGCGCCAGCCCGCCGGCCCGCCCCGACGCTGCGGCTCGCTGA
- a CDS encoding efflux RND transporter permease subunit, whose translation MSKLFIDRPIFAWVIAIIIMLVGIGSITKLPIAQYPDVAPPQVNIRATYPGASAQTLQDSVTQVLEQSLTGLDGLLYFQSSSSSRGQATINVTFEKGTDPDIAQVQVQNAVQTALSRLPQQVQQQGLRVTKASNDFLLIIGVYDDSGRTTDMDVSDWLSSNMQDPISRITGVGDVNVFGAPYAMRIWLDPAKLRSYSLNPADILSAISAQNVEVAAGEVGGTPSSPGQMLNATVTASSRFQNVDQFRNIIVKADASGARVALSDVARVELGAENYNSDRRLNGKPGAGIAIFLAPGADALETAELVKAKVEQISAGFPPGYRFAYAYDTTDFIKLSIDEVVKTLVEAMILVLVVMFVFLQSWRATLVPAIAIPVVLLGTFGILYALDFSINTMTLFGLVLAVGLLVDDAIVVVENVERILEENPDLTPREATILSMSQIQMALVAIALILSAVFLPMVFFGGSTGVIYRQFSATIVSAMVLSVFVAMTLSPAIAAAVLRRKHVDPRDTGFGRRFPRAAAGISIARDRFNSGFDSLRDWYVRTVTFVVDRKWRFLGGYAVVCVVLAVMFFRLPTGFLPSEDQGAMQIQFRLPAGATLERTKEMQLAVEDYLMRGPDKDNFKTYFIVAGGGQGATGQNAGQSFINLAPFDQREGKENNADALVQRAKDAFNGYRDAQVFALIPPAIRGLGQSGGFNLQLQNSSGMSMADFEAARDRLLDLAAEDPDLQQVRLSELPDVSTLKVNMNQERISALGLSTADVNSTLSTAWGGRYVNDFIDRGRVKRVYVQGDAPFRSKPEDIDQWSVRNSRGEMVPFTSFAQTGWSTAPVSLSRFLGIQSYEFQGQPAPGKSSGDAMKAIERLAAQIPGVGVAWSGQSYEERLSSGQAPLLYAISLLVVFLCLAALYESWSIPLAVILVIPLGLVGAIFAVTLRGLQNDVYLQIGLLTTMGLASKNAILMVEFADRAERQGKRIIDAALEAARIRLRPILMTSFAFIFGVLPLALSTGAGANSRIAIGTSVIGGMLTATLLAIFYIPMFFVLVRRGVRDGLGALSKRRAKRREATA comes from the coding sequence ATGTCAAAGCTGTTCATCGATCGCCCGATATTCGCTTGGGTGATCGCGATTATCATCATGCTGGTCGGAATTGGGTCGATCACCAAGCTGCCGATCGCCCAGTATCCCGATGTCGCACCCCCGCAGGTCAACATCCGCGCCACCTATCCCGGCGCCTCGGCGCAGACACTGCAGGACAGCGTGACGCAAGTGCTGGAGCAATCGCTGACCGGGCTCGACGGGCTGCTCTATTTTCAATCATCGTCGAGCTCGCGCGGCCAGGCGACGATCAACGTCACCTTCGAAAAGGGAACCGATCCCGATATCGCCCAGGTGCAGGTCCAGAACGCGGTCCAGACTGCACTGTCCCGACTTCCTCAGCAGGTCCAGCAACAAGGCCTGCGCGTTACCAAGGCGTCAAACGACTTCCTGCTGATCATCGGCGTTTACGATGATTCCGGACGAACGACCGACATGGATGTGTCGGACTGGCTGTCGAGCAACATGCAGGACCCGATTTCCCGAATCACCGGAGTCGGCGACGTCAATGTGTTCGGCGCGCCCTACGCGATGCGCATTTGGCTCGATCCCGCCAAACTGCGATCCTATTCGCTGAACCCGGCTGACATACTCAGCGCAATCAGCGCGCAGAATGTCGAGGTCGCGGCCGGAGAAGTGGGCGGCACTCCGTCGAGCCCGGGGCAAATGCTCAACGCGACCGTCACTGCTTCGTCCCGCTTCCAGAACGTCGATCAGTTCCGCAACATCATCGTCAAGGCCGATGCTAGCGGCGCGAGAGTTGCATTGTCGGATGTGGCGCGCGTTGAGCTGGGCGCCGAAAACTATAATTCGGACCGCCGCCTCAACGGCAAGCCCGGCGCGGGAATTGCCATCTTCCTGGCACCCGGCGCCGATGCGCTTGAAACCGCGGAGCTGGTCAAAGCCAAAGTTGAGCAAATCTCTGCCGGCTTCCCGCCCGGTTACCGCTTTGCCTACGCCTACGACACCACCGATTTCATCAAGCTGTCGATAGACGAAGTCGTGAAGACGCTGGTCGAAGCGATGATCCTGGTACTGGTCGTGATGTTCGTGTTCCTGCAAAGCTGGCGAGCGACGCTCGTTCCGGCGATTGCCATTCCAGTCGTCCTGCTCGGCACCTTCGGAATCCTCTACGCACTCGATTTTTCGATCAACACCATGACGCTGTTCGGATTGGTCCTGGCCGTCGGGCTGCTGGTCGATGATGCGATCGTGGTGGTCGAAAATGTCGAACGCATCCTCGAGGAAAATCCGGATCTCACGCCGCGCGAGGCAACGATTTTGTCGATGAGCCAGATCCAAATGGCGCTGGTCGCGATCGCTTTGATCCTGTCGGCGGTATTCCTGCCAATGGTTTTCTTCGGCGGCTCGACCGGGGTTATTTACCGGCAATTCTCGGCGACGATCGTTTCCGCCATGGTCCTTTCGGTGTTCGTCGCGATGACCCTGAGCCCGGCGATTGCCGCGGCGGTCCTCCGGCGCAAGCATGTCGATCCACGCGACACCGGTTTCGGCCGACGGTTCCCCCGGGCAGCGGCCGGGATTTCCATCGCCCGCGACCGATTCAACAGCGGCTTCGACAGTCTGCGCGACTGGTATGTGCGAACGGTGACCTTCGTGGTTGACCGCAAGTGGCGGTTTCTCGGCGGCTATGCGGTCGTCTGTGTCGTCCTGGCCGTAATGTTCTTCCGCCTGCCGACCGGCTTCCTGCCGAGCGAGGACCAGGGAGCGATGCAGATCCAGTTCCGGCTTCCGGCCGGCGCAACGCTGGAGCGCACCAAGGAAATGCAGCTGGCGGTCGAAGATTATCTGATGCGCGGGCCGGACAAGGATAATTTCAAGACCTACTTCATCGTCGCCGGCGGCGGCCAGGGCGCGACCGGCCAGAATGCCGGCCAGTCGTTCATCAACCTGGCGCCATTCGACCAGCGTGAGGGCAAGGAAAATAACGCCGACGCACTGGTGCAACGGGCGAAGGACGCGTTCAACGGTTACCGGGATGCTCAGGTCTTTGCCCTGATTCCCCCGGCCATTCGCGGGCTCGGCCAATCCGGCGGCTTCAACTTGCAGCTGCAAAACAGCAGCGGCATGAGCATGGCGGATTTCGAGGCAGCCCGAGACCGGCTGCTGGACCTGGCGGCGGAAGATCCGGACCTGCAGCAAGTGCGCTTGTCCGAACTGCCCGACGTTTCGACCCTCAAGGTCAATATGAACCAGGAGCGGATTTCGGCGCTCGGTCTCAGCACCGCGGACGTCAACAGCACCCTGTCGACCGCCTGGGGCGGTCGCTACGTCAATGATTTCATCGACCGTGGACGGGTCAAGCGCGTCTATGTCCAGGGCGACGCGCCGTTCAGGTCGAAACCCGAGGACATCGACCAATGGTCGGTCCGCAACAGCCGCGGCGAGATGGTGCCCTTTACCTCATTCGCTCAAACCGGCTGGTCGACGGCGCCCGTCAGCCTGTCGCGCTTCCTCGGCATCCAGTCCTATGAATTCCAGGGCCAGCCGGCGCCCGGCAAGAGCAGCGGCGATGCAATGAAGGCAATCGAACGGCTGGCCGCCCAAATCCCCGGGGTCGGCGTCGCTTGGTCAGGCCAGTCCTACGAGGAGCGGCTGTCGTCGGGTCAGGCGCCATTGCTTTACGCCATTTCGCTGCTGGTCGTGTTTCTTTGCCTGGCCGCCCTTTACGAAAGCTGGTCGATCCCGTTGGCGGTCATATTGGTCATTCCGCTGGGATTGGTCGGGGCGATCTTCGCGGTCACCCTCCGCGGGCTCCAGAACGATGTTTATTTGCAGATCGGGCTGCTGACAACGATGGGGCTGGCCTCCAAGAATGCGATCCTGATGGTCGAGTTCGCCGACCGCGCCGAGCGGCAGGGCAAGCGTATCATCGATGCCGCGTTGGAGGCTGCGCGAATCCGGCTGCGCCCGATCCTGATGACCAGCTTCGCTTTCATCTTTGGCGTATTGCCTTTGGCGCTGTCGACCGGCGCCGGCGCCAACAGCCGTATTGCAATCGGGACGTCGGTGATCGGCGGCATGCTGACCGCGACCTTGCTGGCGATATTCTACATTCCGATGTTCTTCGTGCTCGTCCGACGCGGCGTGCGCGACGGGCTCGGAGCGCTAAGTAAACGGCGTGCCAAGCGCCGCGAGGCGACCGCTTAG
- a CDS encoding dipeptide epimerase: MSRLELDVSVETLRLAQPFRISGHVFTGSDVVVVTLRDGDLRGSGEGGGVYYLGDDVAHMLYSIGAVRSAIEAGPTREELRSIMPAGGARNAVDCALWELEAARAGKPVWQLAGQADPQPLRTTFTLGADEPEVMAEGARRYADARSIKVKLTGELDLDIARVEAIRAARPDVWLGVDGNQGFVIDQLDQLVAALEEQQVSLLEQPLARGRESDLYGYKSPVPIAGDESLLTLEDLPGAIGCFDVVNIKLDKCGGLTEGLLMAAEARRLGLGVMVGNMVGSSLAMAPAFVLGQGCDIVDLDGPTFLAEDRTPSVVYKDGNITAGPEVWGSGKVAVA; the protein is encoded by the coding sequence ATGTCACGCCTAGAGTTGGATGTAAGCGTAGAGACGTTGCGGCTGGCTCAGCCGTTTCGGATCTCGGGGCATGTCTTCACCGGTTCGGACGTCGTCGTGGTTACACTTCGGGACGGCGACCTGAGGGGCAGCGGTGAAGGGGGCGGCGTCTATTATCTCGGTGATGACGTCGCCCACATGCTTTACTCGATCGGTGCCGTCCGGTCGGCAATTGAGGCGGGTCCCACCAGGGAGGAGCTGCGCTCGATCATGCCAGCCGGCGGGGCCCGCAACGCGGTCGATTGCGCACTGTGGGAACTGGAGGCCGCAAGAGCCGGAAAGCCGGTTTGGCAGCTCGCGGGCCAAGCCGACCCACAGCCGCTTCGGACGACGTTCACCCTCGGCGCGGATGAGCCTGAGGTCATGGCCGAGGGCGCTCGGCGATACGCCGATGCACGGTCGATCAAGGTCAAGCTGACCGGCGAGCTGGACCTGGACATTGCCCGGGTGGAGGCGATCCGCGCAGCACGTCCGGACGTGTGGCTCGGCGTCGATGGCAATCAGGGCTTCGTCATCGACCAGCTCGACCAACTGGTCGCAGCCCTCGAGGAACAGCAAGTCTCGCTCCTTGAGCAGCCGCTCGCTCGCGGCCGTGAATCGGATCTGTACGGCTACAAATCTCCAGTCCCCATCGCGGGCGACGAGAGCCTGCTGACCCTGGAAGATTTGCCTGGCGCGATCGGTTGCTTCGACGTCGTCAACATCAAGCTCGACAAGTGTGGCGGCCTTACCGAAGGACTGCTGATGGCAGCGGAGGCGCGCCGCCTCGGGCTCGGCGTCATGGTTGGCAATATGGTCGGCTCGAGCCTTGCAATGGCACCTGCGTTCGTCCTCGGCCAGGGCTGCGACATCGTCGATCTCGACGGCCCGACCTTCCTCGCCGAAGACCGGACTCCAAGCGTGGTCTACAAGGATGGCAACATCACTGCCGG
- a CDS encoding histone deacetylase family protein has translation MGPVPGFFDLRQLAHAPARELHNGGWVEYAEKPSRAENISASLGELSGAKDFGLEPLLAVHDPAYIDFLRLAYTDWRASGREGDAIGYTWPIAHRRDLRLDRIDARLGRYSYDAATPIAEGTWDAAYWSAQTALTALAAIVDEGRRTSFALCRPPGHHAGRDYCGGYCYLNNAAIAARRAQQKGLRVAILDIDYHHGNGTQDIFLEDPDLLFVSIHADPVNDYPFFWGHADERGDGKGEGKTINLPLPRGTDMSRYREALDMALQAVGAHRPDLLVLSFGADTFEDDPISFFRLREGDYREIASRIAAIDLPTLIVMEGGYAIDALGANVSALLSGFESAAI, from the coding sequence GTGGGGCCAGTTCCTGGATTCTTTGACCTCAGGCAGCTGGCGCATGCTCCCGCCCGCGAACTGCATAATGGCGGCTGGGTCGAATATGCCGAAAAGCCTTCTCGCGCCGAGAATATCTCGGCCAGCCTGGGAGAGTTGAGCGGGGCCAAGGATTTCGGCCTGGAACCGCTACTGGCCGTTCACGACCCGGCCTATATCGACTTCCTCCGTTTGGCTTACACCGATTGGCGCGCCTCAGGGCGTGAGGGTGATGCAATTGGCTACACCTGGCCCATTGCGCACCGCCGGGACTTGAGGCTCGACCGGATCGACGCCCGGTTGGGCCGCTACAGCTATGACGCGGCAACGCCGATTGCCGAAGGCACGTGGGATGCCGCCTATTGGAGCGCGCAAACCGCACTCACGGCACTAGCCGCAATAGTCGATGAGGGGAGGCGGACGAGCTTCGCCCTGTGCCGGCCGCCCGGCCATCATGCTGGCCGGGATTATTGCGGCGGCTATTGCTACCTCAACAACGCGGCAATTGCCGCGAGGCGGGCCCAGCAGAAAGGACTGCGGGTCGCCATCCTCGACATCGACTATCATCACGGCAACGGCACCCAGGACATCTTTCTCGAGGATCCGGATCTTTTGTTCGTATCGATCCATGCCGACCCGGTGAACGATTACCCCTTCTTCTGGGGACATGCGGACGAGCGCGGCGACGGCAAGGGCGAGGGCAAGACGATCAACCTGCCGCTGCCGCGCGGTACCGACATGAGTAGATATCGAGAGGCATTGGACATGGCCCTGCAAGCCGTCGGCGCGCATCGGCCGGACCTGCTGGTCCTGTCATTCGGGGCGGATACGTTCGAGGACGACCCGATATCCTTTTTCCGGCTTAGGGAAGGCGATTATCGAGAAATAGCCAGCCGCATTGCCGCCATCGACCTACCTACGCTGATCGTCATGGAAGGCGGCTATGCAATTGATGCCCTGGGCGCCAACGTATCGGCTCTGTTGTCGGGATTCGAAAGCGCGGCAATTTGA